The Dehalococcoides mccartyi CG5 genome contains the following window.
TTTTGCTCTTCACCAAACAAATCTAATACATAATCATGGTATTATATTTTAACTATAGTTGGCATTCTAACCCCAAGTAATATATTCCGGTTGCTTTTACTGCTAAAATATAAAAACCATATTCTTTCCGGAGGTCAAATATGTCACCATCAAATAACCCACCACTAAAAATACTGCGAAACCGTTTTTTAACAGGGCTTGCCTTTGTCTTACCTATCGGAGCGGCTTTAGGACTGCTGATTTGGGTATTTAATATTGTAGACGGTATGCTAAAACCAATTATAGAGTTGTTCTTTAACTGGTATTTTCCGGGCGTGGGTCTTTTAGTAACACTGCTCCTGATATACTTGGTAGGACTGGTATTAAGCAACTATTTCGGTAAACAAATATTGAGCTGGATTGACAAACTACTGGCCAAAGTACCCATTTTCAACCAGATATATAACAGCGCCAAACAGGTTATACAGACACTAGGTGTGGGCAATAAAGTCTCTTTTAAAGAGGCCGTGATGGTAGAATTTCCCCGCGTGGGCATGCACAGTCTGGCATTTATCACAAATGAAACCACCAATTCCAGCGGTGAAAAACTGTATCTGGTGTATGTGCCGGGCTCTCCCAACCCAACCAGCGGTTTTTTAGAGCTGCTCAGGGAAAATCAGATTGAGCGGGTAAATATTTCGGTTGAAGATGCCATGAAAACTCTTATCTCCTGCGGCTTGGTATTTCCGGAAACTGTCCAAAGTATTGAGATTGGACATGGGGATGCACACCCCAATAAACTCTAATACATCAATATTCTAGACATAAGGAAGGGCGGGGACTTAAAGTCCCCGCCCCCTTTGTTTTTACTTTTAGCCTAACCGAGGTTTATTTAATTTCTACAGTAGCGCCAGCGGCCTCAAGAGCCTTCTTGGCGGCATCAGCTTCTTCTTTGCTGACATTCTCTTTAACAGCCTTGGGAGCAGCTTCAACCATATCCTTGGCTTCTTTAAGACCCAAGCTGGTGAGCTCACGAACAGCCTTGATTACGTTAATCTTGTTGGCACCGACATCCTTCAGGATTACATTGAATTCAGTCTTTTCCTCTACAGCAGCAGCGGCTGCAGCACCACCGGCAGTGGGAGCGGCTACGGCTACAGCAGCACTTACACCAAATTCCTTTTCGAGGGCCTTTACCAGTTCGGACAGCTCAATAACGGTCATGCCCTTAATGGCACTCATCATTTCATCAATAGTCATGAAAATACTCCTTATTATATTTTTATTATTTATTTAGCCTTCAAGCTGTTTAATACGGGCTTGAAGTACAATGGCCAAACCACGGGCAGGACCATTGAGTACCATCGCCAAACCGGTAATGGGACTCTGCATACCAGCCAAAATCTTGCTGATAAGCACTTCGCGAGACGGTAACTTGGCAAGCTCGGCTACTTCTTCAACAGAAATAAGCTTGTTGCTGAGATAACCACCGGTTACTTTCAAATTTGACTTGGAGCTGGAAATATAGTCCATCAGGACTCTGGCCGGGGCAACCACGTCATTTGAAGAGTAAGCCATAGCCACCGGACCTTCAAATGCACCCTTGATATTTGAATGGTCAGTGTTGTCAGCAGCACGCCGAGCCAGGGTATTTTTAAGTACCCGGTAACCAACACCAGCTTCACGCAGTTTCACACGTATAGTGGTCAACTCTGATGTATTGATACCGCGGTAATCAGTAAAAACCGCAGACTGGGCAACAGCTAGAGCATCAGTTAACTCATCAACTGCTATCTTCTTTTTTATACGTATCTTTTTTACCAAACCGCACCTCCTTTTCTAAAAAAATAAAGTCCTTATGCCAAAGCACAAGGACTTAGAAAACCCTTAAAAAGTCTTGTATCCTCGGCAGGCAATGCATTAAGCCAAACGGCACCCACGTCTCAGGAAATATTCAATTATAAATACGGCTGCTTTATACGCCGCCCATAGCGGAAACAGCCCTAAGATCAAGCCTTACACCAGGTCCCATTGTAGTTGCCAAATAAGCACTCTTAATATACTGCCCTTTGGCACCAGTGGGCTTGGAACGGATAATAGCATCTACTACCGAAGTCATATTCTCCAGAAGCATCTGCCCTTCGAAACTGGCCTTGCCCAATATAATATGGACAATGCCTGAACGGTCCAGCTTAAATTCCACCCGCCCCTTGCGGGCTTCTTCAATAACTTTTTTGAAATCTTCAGCCGGTACTACGGTGCCGCTCTTGGGGTTAGGCATAAGACCGCGCCGACCAAGAACTTTACCCAGCTTACCAACCTTGCTCATCATGTCAGGGGTGGATATAGCAACGTCAAAATCAAGGAAACCGGCTTCTATCTTCTTTATAAGTTCATCACCGCCGTATACATCAGCACCAGCCACCTGAGCAGCTTTTTCAGCTTCGCCTTGAGCAAACACCAATACCCGTACAGTTTTACCCAAACCATGGGGCAATACGGCCACGCCGCGCAACTGCTGGGTAGCATTTTTGGGATCAAGGCCCATCTTCAGATGCATTTCAACGGTCTCATCAAACTTGGCGGCACTCATTTTCTTGGCCAAATCAATAGCCTCAGCCGGAGCATAAGCGACACTCTGGTCAAGCAGTTTTATTGCGTCTTGATATTTCTTACCGTGTGTTACCATCTGTTATTCCACCTTAATGCCCATGCTGCGGGCAGTACCTTCAATAATTCTCTCAGCACCCTCAATATTAACTGCGTTCAGATCTTTCATCTTGACTGAAGCAATTTCCCTGAGTTGACCCTTTGAGATAACAGCAACTACGCTCTTGCTGGGGGTGCCAGAACCCGAAGTAACACCAGCCGCCTTTTTCAGGAGGTCAGCCGCCGGAGGGGTCTTGGTGATAAATGTAAAAGAGCGATCATCATAAATGGTTATCTCTGCAGGTACAATAGTGCCCACCATAGAGGCTGTGCGTTCATTATATTCTTTACAGAAACCCATAATATTGATACCGTGCTGACCCAGCGCCGGACCAATGGGAGGTGCAGGATTAGCTTTACCTGCAGGTATCTGTAATTTTACAATTGCCTTTACTTTTTTTGCCACGTATGTCTCCTAAAGCCTCTAGAGCTTTTCGACCTGCAAAAAGTCAAGTTCAACAGGTGTTTCCCGCCCGAACAGGGAAAGAAGCACCTTGACCTTGCCTTTTTCAGTGTTAATTTCGTCTACCATGCCAATAAAATCAACGAACGGTCCGTCAATAACCCTGACACTCTGTCCTTTGCGGAAACCCACCTTAACCCTTGGTGATTCAGCTTCCATTTGGTCCAGAATACGGCTGACTTCTTCGGGCGGCAAATTGGTGGGTTTGCCCTCAGAGCCTACAAAACCGGTAACGCCAGGAGTATTGCGGACTATAGCCCAGCTTTTATCGTTCATGTTCATCTGCACCAGCACATAGCCGGGCAGTATTTTTTTCCGGATAGTTCGCCGCTGACCGTTTTTGACTTCAACTTCTTCTTCGGTAGGCAGTACAACCCGCTCTATATCATCCTCGGCATCCATGGATTTAATCCGTTCTTCAAGACCTTTACGGACTCTTTCCTCATGCCCTGAATAGGTATGCACCACATACCAGTTCTTCTGTTTAACAGTCATAAAATCTCACCCTGTCAGTTGCCAACCCGCTACATTTCCAAACGCATTATTTAACAAATACGTTATCAATAAACCAGCTAAAGCCGTAATCTACAACGCCCAGTACAATACCGACTGTTATAGCAACCACCAAAACCATAGTGGTAAGCTTTATCACGTCCGGCCGAGTTGGCCAGACTACTTTTTTAAGTTCGGCAATAAGGTTGGAAAAGAAACCAGGTTTCTTACCAGCCGCCTTGGCAGTTTGCTGTGCGGAAGGACACATATTACCTAGTTCTCCTCCATCAGTTACTTGGTCTCGCGATGTACCTTTGCCTCACGGCATCGCGGACAATACTTGCTCAGCTCAATACGCCGAGGATCATTGCGCTTGTTCTTTTCTGTAGTGTAATTTCTTTCACCACAGTCAGTACAAGCCATATTTATCACAATTCTCGTGTCAGTTTTTTTGGCCATTTTACGCTAATACCTGAGAGATGGCACCCGCACCAACGGTCTTACCGCCTTCACGGATGGCAAAACGCATACCCTTTTCCATAGCTACAGGATAGATAGTAGATATCTTCATCTTTACATGGTCACCGGGCACAACCATTTCAACGCCTTCGGGGAGATGAATCTCACCGGTAACATCAGTAGTACCAAAGAAGAACTGGGGTTTGTAGCCATTGAAGAAAGGAGTATGGCGACCACCTTCGTCCTTGCTGAGTACATAAACTTCAGCTTCGGCATTAACATGAGGTTTGATGGAGCCGGGTTTGGCAAGTACCATACCACGCTCAATATCTTCACGCTCAACACCACGGAGAAGCAACCCGACAGCATCGCCAGGTTCAGCAGTGTCAAGAATCTTATGGAACATT
Protein-coding sequences here:
- a CDS encoding DUF502 domain-containing protein, whose translation is MSPSNNPPLKILRNRFLTGLAFVLPIGAALGLLIWVFNIVDGMLKPIIELFFNWYFPGVGLLVTLLLIYLVGLVLSNYFGKQILSWIDKLLAKVPIFNQIYNSAKQVIQTLGVGNKVSFKEAVMVEFPRVGMHSLAFITNETTNSSGEKLYLVYVPGSPNPTSGFLELLRENQIERVNISVEDAMKTLISCGLVFPETVQSIEIGHGDAHPNKL
- the rplL gene encoding 50S ribosomal protein L7/L12 — protein: MTIDEMMSAIKGMTVIELSELVKALEKEFGVSAAVAVAAPTAGGAAAAAAVEEKTEFNVILKDVGANKINVIKAVRELTSLGLKEAKDMVEAAPKAVKENVSKEEADAAKKALEAAGATVEIK
- the rplJ gene encoding 50S ribosomal protein L10, producing MVKKIRIKKKIAVDELTDALAVAQSAVFTDYRGINTSELTTIRVKLREAGVGYRVLKNTLARRAADNTDHSNIKGAFEGPVAMAYSSNDVVAPARVLMDYISSSKSNLKVTGGYLSNKLISVEEVAELAKLPSREVLISKILAGMQSPITGLAMVLNGPARGLAIVLQARIKQLEG
- the rplA gene encoding 50S ribosomal protein L1 translates to MVTHGKKYQDAIKLLDQSVAYAPAEAIDLAKKMSAAKFDETVEMHLKMGLDPKNATQQLRGVAVLPHGLGKTVRVLVFAQGEAEKAAQVAGADVYGGDELIKKIEAGFLDFDVAISTPDMMSKVGKLGKVLGRRGLMPNPKSGTVVPAEDFKKVIEEARKGRVEFKLDRSGIVHIILGKASFEGQMLLENMTSVVDAIIRSKPTGAKGQYIKSAYLATTMGPGVRLDLRAVSAMGGV
- the rplK gene encoding 50S ribosomal protein L11, translating into MAKKVKAIVKLQIPAGKANPAPPIGPALGQHGINIMGFCKEYNERTASMVGTIVPAEITIYDDRSFTFITKTPPAADLLKKAAGVTSGSGTPSKSVVAVISKGQLREIASVKMKDLNAVNIEGAERIIEGTARSMGIKVE
- the nusG gene encoding transcription termination/antitermination protein NusG; amino-acid sequence: MTVKQKNWYVVHTYSGHEERVRKGLEERIKSMDAEDDIERVVLPTEEEVEVKNGQRRTIRKKILPGYVLVQMNMNDKSWAIVRNTPGVTGFVGSEGKPTNLPPEEVSRILDQMEAESPRVKVGFRKGQSVRVIDGPFVDFIGMVDEINTEKGKVKVLLSLFGRETPVELDFLQVEKL
- the secE gene encoding preprotein translocase subunit SecE, producing MCPSAQQTAKAAGKKPGFFSNLIAELKKVVWPTRPDVIKLTTMVLVVAITVGIVLGVVDYGFSWFIDNVFVK
- the rpmG gene encoding 50S ribosomal protein L33; translated protein: MAKKTDTRIVINMACTDCGERNYTTEKNKRNDPRRIELSKYCPRCREAKVHRETK